In the genome of Streptomyces sp. 846.5, the window ACCTGCACACCGCCGTCCGCGGCGAAGTCGATCCCTGCCGCCGAGTTCCGCAGCGAAGCGGGCATCGCCTCGACCAGCGAGTCGATCGAGGCGGCAAGCCACGGATCCGGCAGCACCGCCTGCAGACACCGGACGATCCCGGACTTCCCCGAACTGGACCCGCCGTTCAACACGATCACCTGAGTCGTCACCAGGTCACCGTAGAGGCAACCGCCACAACGCCCGAAGCGCTTTACGGCAGGCCAGGAGGAATACGACGACCCGCGACCACGTTGTCATGGCCACAGCGCAAAGAGAGGAAAACGCCCATGAAGGTCCGCCAGTCGCTCAAATCGCTGAAGGCCAAGCCGGGCGCGCAGGTCGTGCGTCGCCGCGGGCGGGTTTTCGTCATCAACCGTCGTGACCCCCGGTACAAGGCCCGCCAGGGCTGATCCGGAAGGTCTGTGCCCAACAACGCTCATCCCCGGCCCCGGCGCCCATCAGGACGCCGGGGCCGAACGCGCAGCGGGTCAAGGTCCCATTCCCGTCCCACCGGTAGCCCGGGCTGCGGCTAGGGTTCCGGGGTGAGCGCCCGCCCCCGACCTTGGAGTGACCGCACCGTGTCCGGAACCATCGACCCGTCCGCACTGCGGGCCGACTGCGGCAGCTGCTTCGCGCTGTGCTGCGTCGTGCCCGCGTTCGCGCGCTCGGCGGACTTCGCCGTCGACAAGGGCGCCGGGCAGGCCTGCCCGAACCTGGGCGGGGACTTCCGCTGCGGCATCCACACCCGGCTGCGGGACGAGGGTTTCAAGGGCTGCACCGTCTACGACTGCTTCGGCGCGGGCCAGAAGGTCTCCCAGGTCACCTTCCTGGGGCGGGACTGGCGGCAGGACCCGGGCTCGGCGCGGCGGATGTTCGCGGTGTTCCCGGTGATGCGCGACCTGCACGAGCTGCTGAGGTATCTCGCGGAGGCCCTCGCCCGGCCCGCGGCCGCCGCCGTCCACGATGAGCTGCGGGCCGCCTTCGCGGAGACCGAGCGGCTCACCCTGGGCGGCGCGGACACGCTGCCGGGGCTGGACGTGGACGCGATCCGGGGCGGCGTCAACCCGCTGCTGCTGCGGGCGAGCGAACTGGTCCGGGCCGCGGTGGCGGGGAAGAAGCGGGACCACCGCGGGGCGGACCTGATCGGGGCGCGGCTGAAGGGCGCCGGCCTGCGCGGCGCCAACCTGCGCGGCGCTCTGCTGATCGGGGCCGATCTGCGCGGCGCGGACCTGCGGACCGCCGATGTCATCGGCGCCGACTTCCGCGACGCGGACCTGCGCGGGGCGGATCTGACCGGGGCGCTGTTCCTGGTGCAGTCGCAGCTGGACGCGGCCAGGGGCGACGGGACGACCGTGCTCCCCGACACGATGCGGCGCCCGGGGCACTGGTGACCTGAACGGCGAAGGGCCCCGGCGGCCCCGGTCCGCGCGCTGCGGAACGGGGCCGGCCGGGGCCCGAGGCGTGCGAACGCCCGTGCGGCGAGGCGTCAGGCCGAGACCGCGGTGGCCTCGGCGAGCTGGGCCAGGACCGCGGGGAGCTGCTCGACGACCTCGGCGTCGTCCTGCGGGTGCAGCTCGGCGAAGCGCACCACGGAGCCGGGGACGGACAGCTTGGCGTCGGCCAGCACGTTGGCGCCGGCGATGCCGAGGGACTTGCGGGCCTCGTCCTGGGCCCACAGGCCGCCGAACTGGCCGTAGGCGGTGCCGACCACGGCGGTGGGCTTGCCGGAGAGGGCGCCGGCGCCGTACGGGCGGGACAGCCAGTCGATGGCGTTCTTCAGCACGGCGGTGACGGTGCCGTTGTACTCCGGGGAGAAGAAGAGGAAGGCGTCGGCCTGGCCGGCGGCCTCACGCAGCGCGGTGGCGGCGGCGGGGACGGAGCCCTCGACGTCGATGTCCTCGTTGTAGAAGGGGACGTCGGCAAGACCCTCGTGGATGACGACCTCGACGCCCTCAGGGGCGTGCTTGACCGCTGCCTCGGCGAGCTGGCGGTTGTGCGAACCGGCGCGAAGGCTGCCGACGAGGGCGAGAACGCGAACAGACATGACGTGCTCCTGAAGGTTGGGCAGAGCGTCCACGGAAGTGGACTGTGGTCCGGGTACAGTCGTAGCACGAGAAGCGGACCTGAGTCCACTTTTCCCGGACTAGGGCTATCGTGGAGCCATGACCGCGCAGCTCCCCCGCCCCGCCGAGACGCCGTCGCCCTGTCGTCCCGAACTCCCCGTCGTCGACCAGACGCCCCGGGAGCGCTCCGACGCCGCCCGCAACCGGGCCCGCCTGCTCGACGCCGCGACCGCGCTGGTGCGCGAGCACGGCGCCCAGAACGTCACCATGGAGGCCGTGGCCGACGCAGCCTGCGTGGGCAAAGGCACGCTGTTCCGGCGCTTCGGGGACCGCGAGGGCCTGATGCTGGCGCTGCTCGAACACGCCGAGGAGGAGTACCAGCGCGGCTATCTCTTCGGCCCGCCGCCGCTGGGCCCGGGCGCCGAGCCGCTGGAACGGCTGGACGCCTTCGGCGCGGCCACCATCCGCCACCTGCTCTGCAGCATGGACCTCTACCTGGCCGCCGACGCCTGCGCGAGCCGGCGCTACACCGTGCCGGCCGGGGTGCTCCGGGTCACCCATGTGGCGATGCTGCTGCGCCAGGCCGGCGCGGTCGGCGACGTCGAGCTGGTGGCCCAGACCCTGGCCGGCTATCTGGACCCGGCCCTGATCCACCATCTGGTGCAGCAGCGCGGTCTGCCGCTGGAGCGGGTCGAGGCCGGCTGGCGCGAGCTGGTGGTACGGGCGGTGGCGCCGCTGCCCTCGCCCTCCTGAGCGGATGACGGCAGGGCCGGGTCGCGGGCGCGGCGCGCCCGGACCCGGCCCTGCCGGTGGGGGTGTGACGGTGGGGGTGTGTCAGCGACGGTCCGTCAGCTGGTGAAGGCGGTCAGACCGTTCGGGGTGCCCAGGCCGGTCGGGCCGTCGTAGCCGGTCTCGGCGGTGCACAGGTAGGCCGGGGAGCAGCTGGTGGTGGAGCCGCTGGTCACGTCGTTGAGCGAGGACGTGTTGGCGTACAGGTCGGCCGCCGGGTAGTCGACGGTCGGGGTGCCCGCGTCCGCGTAGACCGCGGCGATCAGCGGGGAGGCCACGCTGGTGCCGCCGTACACGGCCCAGCCCGAGGCGCCGTAGGTCTGGTAGACCGCGACGCCGGTGGCCGGGTCGGCGACCGCGGAGACGTCGGCGACGGTGCGGTTGGAGCAGCCGGTGTCGGTCTGCCAGCTCGGCTTGGCGTCGTAGGACGAGCAACCGGAGCCCGCGCCCTCGGTGCTGCTGGTGGACCACACGCTCTCGGTCCAGCCGCGGGAGTTGGACGACGTCGACAGCGAGGTGCCGCCCACCGCGGTGACGTACTGGGATGCCGCCGGGTACTCGACGCCGTAGCCGGAGTCGCCGGAGCTGGCGGTGATGACCACGCCCGGGTGGTTGAAGTAGCTGCTGTCGTACGTGGTGTCGGAGCTGGACTCCGAGCCGCCGTAGCTGTTGGAGACGAACCCGGCGCCCAGCGCCACCGCTTCGTTGACCGCCTTGCCGAGGTTGGTCATCGACGAGCTCTTGGCCTCCACCAGGATGATGTTGGCCTCGGGGGCGATCGCCGAGACCATGTCCAGGTCCAGCGAGATCTCCCCGGCCCAGCCGGTGTTGCTGGTGGGCAGCGAGGTGGTGCTGCCGGTCTGGCTGACCTGCTTGAAGCAGCCGCTGGCCACGGTGCAGGCCGGCAGCCCGTACTGGGAGCGGTAGACGGCCATGTCCGCGGCGGCGTTGGGGTCGTTGTAGGCGTCGACGATCGCGACGGTCTGACCGGCGCCGCCGTCGGCCGGCAGGTTGTACGCGCTCAGCAGGCTGCTCGGGCCGAAGCCGGACGGCGTGGCGTTGGCGGTGACGCCGAGCGCGTGGACGTGCTCGGTGGTGCTGGTGACCCGGAGCGCGTTGCAGGCCGCCTGGCCCACGGTGTGGACCACGGCGCAGGAGTGCACCCAACTGGTGTGGGCCGAGTGCGCGGTGGCCGCTCCGGCGGGGGCAGCGCCCAGCAGACCGGCCGCGGCGAGGGCCGCCGAGCCGAGCAGCGGGAGCGCTACGCGCCGGGAGGCGCGGGAGTTCGGGGTGGTACGCAACGTACTGCCTCCAGAAATGGGGGTGTGCCCGGGGGCTTGTGACGGATCATCAGCTCAGGGGTGGGGTACCCCGGCCGCTGCTGCCTCCCCGGTCCGGGGTGGCAACTTCCGAGTACGTTAGGCGAGGTGTCCGTGTGCAGACAAGACCCAACCGACGATCATCTAATTGAGGTCGCCACGGGAAACATTCCGGAAACGCGGCCGCAAAGAAGGGCCGACGGGCTCTCAGCTCGGAGGCAGGGCAAAGCGTTCAGCGGGAGAACACAAGATCTCCAAAAAAATATCCGATCGCCTGCACACTTTCCCGGCAGTTCCTGCACATGCCTATCGCATATGCGAAAGGATAGGGAGAGTACACGTCAAATTCCCCAGGAGACCGCCGTGGGCCGTCACGCACCAGACCCCCTACCCAGTCCGAGTGCCACCCGCACTCATCTGCGCGTGCTTTCCATTCTGCTCGCGCGGCACGCAGCCGATCTGCCGGACGCCACCCTGAGCGACAGCTCCCGCCAGGACGCCGTGCGGCTGCTGGCCTGGGCGACCTCGGCGGCGGCACTGGCGGCGGCGGCACTGACCGAGAGCGATCCGGCCCAGGCCGTCAGGTATCGCATCCAGGTGCGGGACACCCTCGCCGAGGCGCACGCCCTGGCCTGGTATCCCGGCACCTAGCGCTCAGGCGGTGACCTTGGCGATGAACGCGGCCAGGTTCGCGACGGTCCGCTGGATCTTCTCCTCCAGGGTGAGCGACTCATGGGGCCGCGCTCCGACGCCCGCCTCCTTCTTGCCCCGCACGTACAGCGGGCAGGCGAGGTCGCTGCAGATGTACGCGCCCACGGAGTTGCCCTGCTGCCCGGCCCTGCCCGCCCTGGCGGCGACCATCAGCGAGACGCCTCCGGAGTGGGTGGTCACGCACAGCGAGCACATGCTGAGCCGGGTCTGCCAGGAGGCCGGACTCGGGCAGCGCAGCGCGAGCGCCACCGGACTTCCGTCCAACTCGGTGGCGAGGTAGGCCCGCTGGGGCGCCTGCGGGTCCCGCCAGCCCAGGAAGTCCAGATCGCCCCAGGGCTGCTCGGCCAGGTCGCGGGGGACGGCCAGGCGCTTCGCCTCGCCCTTGGTGCAGTTCACGAACGCGGTGCGGATCTCTTGCTCGGTCAGCGGCCTCATGGGTGGCAGGCTAATTTACCTAAACCTGTTAGGCAAATCTGTTATTGCTGTCGCCGGACAGGATGATAGCTATGGTAGTTCCCTCGCCGACGTGGATCCGGCCCGTCCGCCGCGCGGCGATCGCCCGGCGATGCGGCCCGGGTCCGGTGGACGGCAGGATCCGGGCGCGCATCGTCCCCATCAGGAGCTAGTAACCCCAGCCCCAGCGCAGTTGGGTGACTCCCGAGGCGTTGTTGTTCGACAGGCCGCTGCCGTTGTGCGCCTCCGCCGAGAAGGTGTCCCCGGTCTTGAGGCCGGCCCAGTAGACGCTGCCCATGCCGTCGGAGCGGGCCAGGTCGGTGACGGCGGCGAAGTAGGACTGGTTCAGGGCCCCGTTGTGGTTGGTCAGGTAGTTGGTGCCGGTGGTCATCGGCACGCCGAACTCGTCGATGATCGTTCGACTGGTGTAGCTGCCGATACGGTTGTTGAGGTCCGACTGCCACTGCGATTCCTGGGTGTAGCTGTTCCAGGTCGGGTAGTAGTGCAGCGACAGCAGGGTGCCCGCCAGCGCGGAGGCCGCGCCGACGCCGGTCACGTTGTCGTTGTAGCCGGTACCGCTGACGATGACCCGAGCCTTGGGGACGCTGGAGTAGGTCGAGAGCCAGGAGGAGCAGATGGAGACCCACTGGCTCAGCGAGTAGCCGTACGGCTCGTTCAGCGGTTCGAAGTACACATTGCTGTTGCCGCCGTACTGGCCGACGACGGTGTTCCACATCGACTGCCACGCCGTCATGTCGGTGATCGTCCCGGTGCTGGTGCTCTGCGTCCAGGCGCTGATGATCACTTTCATGTTGTCCGCGAGGGCCGCGTCGATCGCCCCGCGGTAGGCGCTCCACCAGGACGCGCTCACACTCGGCGGGTTGATCGGCAGGCGCACGGTGTTGGCGCCGAGGTTGTTCTGGAACGCCTTGATGTAGGTGTTGGCGATCGAGTACACCTGCGCGTAGCTGTCCGAGGCGGCCAGTCCGTCCGGGATGACCCATCCGGTGTTGTAGTTGTCGCGCGTGTCGGCCCAGTTCACGCCCTTGAACTGGTTGGTGGCGGCCGACGCCGACTGCGCCGGTGCGATGAAGAGCACGGAGGCCGCAGCCACCGCGACGACCGATACGGCCCCTGCCGACTTCCTGTGCATCCGTACCCGAGCGAACATGCGGCTCTCCAGTCGTTGGCGTCTCTGTGGATGTCCAACTTTGTGCGCTCTCGTTTATGGTTGCGTAACCATGGCGACATATTTGGACAGTGACGTCGGACTGTCAAGACTCTGGACAGACACAGCGAGTTGACGGCCGCTCAGGCCGGGCTGACGGGACTCCGTCCCGTGCTCTCGCGCACGACAAGCGAGGTGGGCACCACGTGCTGGCGCAACTGCCCGTCCCCATGGCCGAGTTCGCCGTGATCGATCTCGCGCAGCAGACTGTCGACGCACCGGCGGCCGACCTCGGCGAAATCCTGGTGCACCGTGGTGAGCGGCGGCCAGTAGGAGTCGGAGTCCTCGGTGTCGTCGAACCCGACGACACTGACCTCCGCAGGGATGCGCCGCCCCGCCTCGTGCAGGGCGCGCATCACGCCCAGGGCCATCTGGTCGTTGGCCGCGAAAACCGCGGTGACCTGGGGGTCGGCGGCGAGCACGGCGCCCAGCCGGTGGCCGGAGTCCGCCGTCCAATCGCCGACGAGCACCTCCGGAGGAGCGACCCCGCGCGCGAGCAGGGCCTCCCGCCACCCGGCCGCCCTGCTGGTGGCCGCGAAGGCGTTGAGCGGTCCGCCGATGTGCCGGACGGTCTCGTGCCCCAGGTCGAGCAGGTGCTCCGTGGCCAGGCGGGCCCCGCCGCGCTGGTCCGAGTCCACCACGCAGTACTGCGACGCTCCCCCGTTGTCAGCGACGACGATCGGCACCCGGGGCGGCAGCGAGAGCGCCGGGCTGTCCAGGAGGCGCGCCTCCATGATCACGATGACCCCGTCCACCGCCTGCTTCGACAGCCGGTCGACCGCCCCGCGCACCCTGTCCTGCCGGACCGAGTCGACCGGCAGCAGGCACACGGAGTACCCCCGCTGCTCCGCCGCGGTCGCGATGGCGTTCACGGTCTTGGAGTTCCCGTACGTCGCCAGCGTGAAGGTGACCACACCGATCATGCCGAACCGGCCGGTCACCAGCGCCCGGGCCGCCGTGTTCGGACGGTAGCCCAGGCGCTCCATGGCCTCCAGCACCCGTTGCCGGGTCTCGTCCCCGACGTTCGCATGCCCGTTCGCCACCCGGGAGACCGTGATCGGGGCGACGCCGGCCACCCGGGCCACATCGGCCATCGAGGGCCTGGACCGGGCCGCTGCCCTGCTGCCGTCCCCGCTCAGGGAGCCACCTCCGTGAATACCGCTGCCCGGCGGACAGCATCGTACCGAGTACAGGATGCCCTCCGGAGGTGGCCGCGCGGCTCTGCACCCCTACGGCGCGAACTCTCGCCCTCGGGGCTCAGAGCGCCGGACCGAGCAGGACCGCATGACCGTCGGCATGGTGGTCGGTGCCGGCTCGCGTCGTCGCGGGGCGCAGGCGGCCGGTTCGGTCGACGGTGAAGAGGAGGTCGTGGCCCGGCTCCAGGGGCAGGTCCGCGGGGCGGACCTGGATCGTCGCTCCGGAGCGGTGGCGGCCGGCCAGGGCGTGGGCCGAGAGGCCGGGGGCGAACAGGACCTCACCGCTCAGGAACGGCGCCACCACGCCCCGGCCCTCCTCGCGCTCGGCGAGCCGGTAGACCTCCGGGCCGCCCTGGCCGCGCAGCAGGGTCGCGGCCAGGGCGTTGAAGTCGTCCTCGCCTGTGAGCAGGAGCACCGAGGTGATCCCCTCCAGTTCGGCGCCCTCGCCGGTGGCGGTGGCCAGCAACTCCCCCGGTGCGAGGGCGAGCCCGGCCTCGGTGATCCGGGTGCGTTCCTCCGGCCCGCCCGCCCACATCAGCACGTCCAGGCCCAGGCCGTGCAGCGCGGCGCCGAGTTCGGTGACCCAGGGGTCGCCGCCGACCAGTAGCGGCCGGGAGCGGGTGGAGCCGGTCACCCCGAGCCGGCGCGCGACGGGGACGGCGGTCAGTCCGTACAGCAGCACGGTGGCGACGATCACCACGAAGGTGGCGGGCAGGATGCGTTCCGCTCCGCCGATGCCCTTCTGGACCAGCGTGGCCGAGAAGGTCGAGGCGGTGGACGCGGCGACGATGCCGCGCGGCGCCATCCAGCCCAGGAACGCGCGCTCGCCCGCTCGCCGGCCGCCCCGAGCGTGGACAGGGCGGCGACCAGCGGGCGGACGCCCAGCACCAGGACGGCGGCCAGCCCGAGCGCGGGCAGCACCACATGCCGCAGCGACGCGGGGGTGACGGTCGCGGAGATGGACACGAACAGCACTCCGATGGTCAGCGACACCAGCGTCTCGAAGAACGGTCGGCGGACCGGCAGGTCGAGGCCGGGCAGGGTGGTCAGGGCGACGCCCATGACGATGGCCGCGATCAGCCCCGCGTCGTCGCGCAGCAGGTCGCAGCCGGCCGCGACGCCGATGACCACGGCCAGTTGCGCGGTGCTGCCCAGGGTCTCGCCGAGTCCGAGGTGGCGCAGCAGCAGCCACAGCACGGCCGTGCCCAGGGCGCCGCCGGCGAGTCCGACGCCGGCGCTGCCGAGGGTCTGCAGCACGGCGTCGACCAGGGTGACCCGGTGCCCGGACTCCAGGGCCGCGAAGACCAGTGCGCCCAGCACGCCGCCGACGGCGTCGATCAGCGTGCCCTCCCAGATCAGGATCCGGCGCAGCCCCTCGCCCGGTCGGACGAAGTTCAGCAGCGGTCCCACCACGGTGGGTCCGGAGACGATCAAGATGACCCCGAGCATGGTGGCGGCCTTGGCCGAGATGTCCAGCAGCGGCGCGGCCACAACGGCGGCGATCGGCCAGGTGAGCAGGGTGCCGATCCAGATCAGCCGGGCCACGGTCCGCCGGGATCCGCCGGTCAGCCGGCGTACGTCCAGCTCCAGGCCGGCGTCGTAGAGGATGACCGCCACCGCGAGCGAGACCAGCGGTGAGAACGCGGATCCGACCAGCAGGTCCGGGTGGACATCGTCGGTGAGCGCCCCGGCGAGGAAGCCGGCCGGCAACAGCAGGATGATCCCCGGCAGCCGCAGCCGCGCCGCGAGCACCTGCGAACCGACGGCAAGGACGGCGATGAGGCCGACGCCCGCGAAGACCTGATCGGACGTCATCCGACCGCCGTCGGACCGCTGGTCGGCTCAGAGGCGCTG includes:
- a CDS encoding FBP domain-containing protein translates to MRPLTEQEIRTAFVNCTKGEAKRLAVPRDLAEQPWGDLDFLGWRDPQAPQRAYLATELDGSPVALALRCPSPASWQTRLSMCSLCVTTHSGGVSLMVAARAGRAGQQGNSVGAYICSDLACPLYVRGKKEAGVGARPHESLTLEEKIQRTVANLAAFIAKVTA
- a CDS encoding NAD(P)H-dependent oxidoreductase — translated: MSVRVLALVGSLRAGSHNRQLAEAAVKHAPEGVEVVIHEGLADVPFYNEDIDVEGSVPAAATALREAAGQADAFLFFSPEYNGTVTAVLKNAIDWLSRPYGAGALSGKPTAVVGTAYGQFGGLWAQDEARKSLGIAGANVLADAKLSVPGSVVRFAELHPQDDAEVVEQLPAVLAQLAEATAVSA
- a CDS encoding pentapeptide repeat-containing protein; its protein translation is MSGTIDPSALRADCGSCFALCCVVPAFARSADFAVDKGAGQACPNLGGDFRCGIHTRLRDEGFKGCTVYDCFGAGQKVSQVTFLGRDWRQDPGSARRMFAVFPVMRDLHELLRYLAEALARPAAAAVHDELRAAFAETERLTLGGADTLPGLDVDAIRGGVNPLLLRASELVRAAVAGKKRDHRGADLIGARLKGAGLRGANLRGALLIGADLRGADLRTADVIGADFRDADLRGADLTGALFLVQSQLDAARGDGTTVLPDTMRRPGHW
- a CDS encoding S53 family peptidase, with protein sequence MRTTPNSRASRRVALPLLGSAALAAAGLLGAAPAGAATAHSAHTSWVHSCAVVHTVGQAACNALRVTSTTEHVHALGVTANATPSGFGPSSLLSAYNLPADGGAGQTVAIVDAYNDPNAAADMAVYRSQYGLPACTVASGCFKQVSQTGSTTSLPTSNTGWAGEISLDLDMVSAIAPEANIILVEAKSSSMTNLGKAVNEAVALGAGFVSNSYGGSESSSDTTYDSSYFNHPGVVITASSGDSGYGVEYPAASQYVTAVGGTSLSTSSNSRGWTESVWSTSSTEGAGSGCSSYDAKPSWQTDTGCSNRTVADVSAVADPATGVAVYQTYGASGWAVYGGTSVASPLIAAVYADAGTPTVDYPAADLYANTSSLNDVTSGSTTSCSPAYLCTAETGYDGPTGLGTPNGLTAFTS
- a CDS encoding cellulase family glycosylhydrolase, which codes for MFARVRMHRKSAGAVSVVAVAAASVLFIAPAQSASAATNQFKGVNWADTRDNYNTGWVIPDGLAASDSYAQVYSIANTYIKAFQNNLGANTVRLPINPPSVSASWWSAYRGAIDAALADNMKVIISAWTQSTSTGTITDMTAWQSMWNTVVGQYGGNSNVYFEPLNEPYGYSLSQWVSICSSWLSTYSSVPKARVIVSGTGYNDNVTGVGAASALAGTLLSLHYYPTWNSYTQESQWQSDLNNRIGSYTSRTIIDEFGVPMTTGTNYLTNHNGALNQSYFAAVTDLARSDGMGSVYWAGLKTGDTFSAEAHNGSGLSNNNASGVTQLRWGWGY
- a CDS encoding TetR/AcrR family transcriptional regulator, which encodes MTAQLPRPAETPSPCRPELPVVDQTPRERSDAARNRARLLDAATALVREHGAQNVTMEAVADAACVGKGTLFRRFGDREGLMLALLEHAEEEYQRGYLFGPPPLGPGAEPLERLDAFGAATIRHLLCSMDLYLAADACASRRYTVPAGVLRVTHVAMLLRQAGAVGDVELVAQTLAGYLDPALIHHLVQQRGLPLERVEAGWRELVVRAVAPLPSPS
- the ykgO gene encoding type B 50S ribosomal protein L36, which encodes MKVRQSLKSLKAKPGAQVVRRRGRVFVINRRDPRYKARQG
- a CDS encoding LacI family DNA-binding transcriptional regulator — translated: MADVARVAGVAPITVSRVANGHANVGDETRQRVLEAMERLGYRPNTAARALVTGRFGMIGVVTFTLATYGNSKTVNAIATAAEQRGYSVCLLPVDSVRQDRVRGAVDRLSKQAVDGVIVIMEARLLDSPALSLPPRVPIVVADNGGASQYCVVDSDQRGGARLATEHLLDLGHETVRHIGGPLNAFAATSRAAGWREALLARGVAPPEVLVGDWTADSGHRLGAVLAADPQVTAVFAANDQMALGVMRALHEAGRRIPAEVSVVGFDDTEDSDSYWPPLTTVHQDFAEVGRRCVDSLLREIDHGELGHGDGQLRQHVVPTSLVVRESTGRSPVSPA
- a CDS encoding cation:proton antiporter produces the protein MTSDQVFAGVGLIAVLAVGSQVLAARLRLPGIILLLPAGFLAGALTDDVHPDLLVGSAFSPLVSLAVAVILYDAGLELDVRRLTGGSRRTVARLIWIGTLLTWPIAAVVAAPLLDISAKAATMLGVILIVSGPTVVGPLLNFVRPGEGLRRILIWEGTLIDAVGGVLGALVFAALESGHRVTLVDAVLQTLGSAGVGLAGGALGTAVLWLLLRHLGLGETLGSTAQLAVVIGVAAGCDLLRDDAGLIAAIVMGVALTTLPGLDLPVRRPFFETLVSLTIGVLFVSISATVTPASLRHVVLPALGLAAVLVLGVRPLVAALSTLGAAGERASARSWAGWRRAASSPRPPPRPSRPRWSRRASAERNASCPPPSW